The sequence below is a genomic window from Elusimicrobiota bacterium.
GAAAAGGTAGAAGGTTTAAAACAAACGATTATAATAGTAAAAAATCCGCAATTAGCATTCGCAAAGATTTTAACGATGTTAGAAAAGGAAAAAAAATCTGTAATAGAAAAAGGGATTCATTCAACTGCGATTATAGGAAAAAATGTAAGGTTGAGTCATGATATTATAATTGGTCCATATGCGATAATTGGGAATGAAGTAAATATTGGAAATTCAACTAGGATTTTAGCACATTGTTTTGTTGGGGCTGATTCCAAAATAGGGCACGGCTGTTTGATTTATCCAAATGTTACAATTAGAGAAAATACAACGATAGGGAACAATTGTATTATTCATTCAGGAACTGTTATCGGTTCTGATGGATTTCGTTTTATGCCGGATGAAAAAGGGAATTTTAAAGTTCCTCAGATTGGAGGAGTAGAAATTGGTGATGATGTTGAGATAGGTTCAAATGTTTCAATAGACCGTGCTTCAACGGGAAAAACCATAATAGGCAAGGGAACAAAAATTGATAATCTTGTACAAATAGCCCATAATGTACAAATAGGAAGTCATTGTATAATTGTTGCTCAGACAGGGATTTCAGGTTCAGCCAAAATAGGTAGCTTTGTTCGTTTTGGAGGGAAATCAGGAGTTTCTGACCATATTAAAATCGGTGACGGAGCAACTATTGCTGCTGGAGCAGGTGTAATCAGTGACATGAAACCCAAAGAAGTTGTTTTTGGATTTCCGGCCAGGCCGCCTAAAGAAGAAATGAAAAAGCTAGCGATTATGAGTAAGTTGCCTGAAATGTATGAGCATTATAAAAAACTGAGTGCTAAAGAAAAAAATAACTAATATAATTATAATAATATGGAAAAACAAAAAACAATTTCAAAACAAGTCTCGATAGAAGGCATAGGACTTCATACCGGAAACAAAAGCAGAGTAATATTTAAGCCTGCTCCTGAGAATTTTGGAATAAAATTTGTGCGTATAGATTTGCAAGATAAACCAGTAATAAACGCAATAATCAGGTATGTATCAGGTACTGCGGTTAGGGGAACAACTATAGCTAATGGCACAGGACAAGTGCATACTATTGAACATATACTTGCTGTTTGTTCAGGGCTTGGAATAGATAATCTTGAAATACTTATCAATAATAACGAACCACCAATAATGGACGGTAGTGCAAAGCCGTTTGCTGACATTTTAATAAAAGCGGGGATAGAAGAACAAAATGAAGAAAAGAATTACTTTGTTGTTAATCAACCTGTTACCTATCAGTCAGATAAAACCACTTTTATTGCCTACCCATCAAATGATTTTTCTTTAGACTGCAAAGTTAACTATGACCATCCACTGATAAAGGAACAACAGATTTCATTGAAAATAGATGCAGAAACTTTTTTAGAGGAACTTGCTCCTGCAAGAACTTTTTGTTTTGATTATGAAATAGAAGCTTTAAGAAGCAAGGGGCTGGCAAAAGGCGGAAACCTTTCAAATGCAATTGTTGTGGGATTAAAAGACATCCATAATCCTGAACCTTTAAGATTTAAAAATGAATTTGTCCGTCATAAAGCGCTTGACCTGTTAGGTGATTTATTCCTTATAGGGAGACCAATAAAGGCTCATATAGTTGCGGTCAGGAGCGGGCATAATCATAATGTGTCTTTTACAAAAGAATTAGCAAAAGTTGGTGGTTTATTTGTTGATTAATCTTGGAGGCATAAAAATGGATAGTAATACCGTGAAAGATATTGAATTTGATATTGAGGGAATTAAGAAAATTATTCCTCATCGGTACCCTTTTTTAATGATTGATAGAGCAATAGTTAATTATGATACAAAGACAGCGAAAGGGTATAAATGTGTAAGCGGGAATGAAGAGTATTTTCAAGGACATTTCCCCGGAAATCCTCTTATGCCCGGGGTTCTTATTATTGAAGCAATGGCCCAGACGGCATGTGTATTGCTTTTATCAAAGCCAAAAAAAATGGGTAAATTTGCATATTTTATGGCAATAAATAATGTTAAATTTAGAAAGCCGGTAGTACCGGGAGATACCCTAGAATTCAAGATAGGTGTTTTGCGCGAACGTGAAAAGGGAGGAGTAGCTCGTGGTGAAGCATTTGTTAATAATGAATTGGTGACAGAAGCAGAATTTATGTTTAGTATAGTTGAAAAAGAGGAGAAAAAATGATTCACAATACTGCTATAATTCATCCATCAGCTAAAATTGCAAAAGATGTTGAGATAGGTCCCTATGCTATAATTGGAGAAAATACAATCATAAAATCAGGGGTCAAAATTGACTCGGGGGCGATTGTTGAAAACGCAGAAATTGGAGAAAATTGCCAAATTTACAGTTACGCAGTTATAGGAACTGCTCCGCAATCTATCAAATATAAAAATGAACCAACGAAACTTATTTTGGGATCCGATTGTATAGTAAGGGAATTCGTTACGTTAAATCGGGGTACCGATGCAAGCGGAAAGACCATTATCGGATCAAATTGTTATTTTATGGCCTATTCACATATAGCACATGATTGTATTGTGGGGAATAATGTTACATTTGCAAATGTTGCAACTATAGGAGGGCATGTTGAAGTCGGAGATAATGCTTTTCTAGGCGGGATAGTCGTTGTTCATCAATTTTGTCGCATTGGAAAATTTGCGATGTTAGGAGGCGGAACAGGGACTTCTCAGGATATTTTACCCTTTACTATGGTAGTTGGTCCTGGTCATAGAACAGTTGTTATGGGTTTAAATCTTGTTGGTATAAG
It includes:
- the fabZ gene encoding 3-hydroxyacyl-ACP dehydratase FabZ, with translation MDSNTVKDIEFDIEGIKKIIPHRYPFLMIDRAIVNYDTKTAKGYKCVSGNEEYFQGHFPGNPLMPGVLIIEAMAQTACVLLLSKPKKMGKFAYFMAINNVKFRKPVVPGDTLEFKIGVLREREKGGVARGEAFVNNELVTEAEFMFSIVEKEEKK
- the lpxA gene encoding acyl-ACP--UDP-N-acetylglucosamine O-acyltransferase, translated to MIHNTAIIHPSAKIAKDVEIGPYAIIGENTIIKSGVKIDSGAIVENAEIGENCQIYSYAVIGTAPQSIKYKNEPTKLILGSDCIVREFVTLNRGTDASGKTIIGSNCYFMAYSHIAHDCIVGNNVTFANVATIGGHVEVGDNAFLGGIVVVHQFCRIGKFAMLGGGTGTSQDILPFTMVVGPGHRTVVMGLNLVGIRRDPKVKDALEDIKSAYRTLFFSKIPLKEALNQLEVMNLHQEVKEMIDFIKTSKRGFCKPNRFNKEEQL
- the lpxC gene encoding UDP-3-O-acyl-N-acetylglucosamine deacetylase, with amino-acid sequence MEKQKTISKQVSIEGIGLHTGNKSRVIFKPAPENFGIKFVRIDLQDKPVINAIIRYVSGTAVRGTTIANGTGQVHTIEHILAVCSGLGIDNLEILINNNEPPIMDGSAKPFADILIKAGIEEQNEEKNYFVVNQPVTYQSDKTTFIAYPSNDFSLDCKVNYDHPLIKEQQISLKIDAETFLEELAPARTFCFDYEIEALRSKGLAKGGNLSNAIVVGLKDIHNPEPLRFKNEFVRHKALDLLGDLFLIGRPIKAHIVAVRSGHNHNVSFTKELAKVGGLFVD
- the lpxD gene encoding UDP-3-O-(3-hydroxymyristoyl)glucosamine N-acyltransferase; the encoded protein is EKVEGLKQTIIIVKNPQLAFAKILTMLEKEKKSVIEKGIHSTAIIGKNVRLSHDIIIGPYAIIGNEVNIGNSTRILAHCFVGADSKIGHGCLIYPNVTIRENTTIGNNCIIHSGTVIGSDGFRFMPDEKGNFKVPQIGGVEIGDDVEIGSNVSIDRASTGKTIIGKGTKIDNLVQIAHNVQIGSHCIIVAQTGISGSAKIGSFVRFGGKSGVSDHIKIGDGATIAAGAGVISDMKPKEVVFGFPARPPKEEMKKLAIMSKLPEMYEHYKKLSAKEKNN